In one Moritella sp. 5 genomic region, the following are encoded:
- a CDS encoding GGGtGRT protein has translation MTNCTITNPITARLNEMNLSSIEDAYQYCLAKGIDSKFLVMETQPIAFDSAADAYTVGTALALYREASSAEEAANIIGEGLQSFTKEGSVARQRQVGIGHGALAARLLNEESQCFAFLAGHESFAAAEGAIKIALNVNKSRQSPLKVILNGLGKDAAYLISRINGFTYVRTQFDYQTGELKEVSRRSFSTGPRGDILCYGADDVREGVAIMHAAGVDVSITGNSTNPTRFQHPVAGIYKSECIRAGHPYFSVASGGGTGRTLHPDNVAAGPASYGMTDTMGRMHADAQFAGSSSVPSHVAMMGFIGMGNNPMVGATVALAVEVDQLLNR, from the coding sequence ATGACTAATTGCACTATTACAAACCCAATTACAGCACGACTAAACGAAATGAACTTGTCTTCAATTGAAGATGCTTATCAGTATTGCCTCGCTAAAGGAATTGACTCTAAATTTTTAGTTATGGAAACGCAGCCTATCGCATTTGATAGTGCCGCTGATGCTTATACCGTTGGCACTGCATTGGCGTTATATCGTGAAGCAAGTTCAGCTGAAGAGGCTGCCAATATTATTGGTGAAGGACTGCAATCATTCACAAAAGAGGGGAGTGTTGCTCGACAACGTCAAGTCGGTATTGGGCATGGTGCACTTGCTGCTCGATTATTGAATGAAGAAAGTCAATGTTTTGCATTTCTTGCTGGTCATGAGTCTTTCGCTGCAGCAGAGGGGGCGATCAAAATTGCGCTGAATGTGAATAAATCTCGTCAATCACCCCTTAAAGTTATTTTAAATGGTTTGGGTAAAGATGCCGCATATCTGATCTCTCGTATCAATGGTTTTACGTATGTCAGAACTCAATTTGATTATCAAACGGGTGAGTTAAAAGAAGTTAGCCGTCGTTCATTTTCAACTGGTCCTCGCGGTGACATTCTTTGTTATGGCGCTGATGATGTGCGTGAAGGTGTTGCTATTATGCATGCTGCTGGCGTTGATGTGAGTATTACGGGTAACTCCACAAATCCCACACGATTCCAACATCCTGTCGCGGGTATTTACAAATCAGAGTGTATTCGAGCAGGTCATCCTTACTTCTCGGTCGCCTCGGGCGGTGGTACGGGTCGTACTTTACATCCTGATAATGTTGCTGCAGGCCCTGCGTCATATGGTATGACAGATACAATGGGACGTATGCATGCCGATGCACAATTTGCTGGTAGTTCGTCGGTGCCATCTCACGTTGCTATGATGGGGTTTATTGGTATGGGTAATAACCCAATGGTTGGTGCAACGGTAGCATTAGCCGTTGAGGTTGATCAGTTACTAAATCGATAA
- a CDS encoding iron-sulfur cluster assembly scaffold protein — MHYSSEIQSMCPIQRGDLHASAPIPIEGRMVNPKEVIAISGLSHGVGTCAPQQGAAKLTLNVKEGIIEEALIETIGCSGMTQSAAMAAEIITGKTILEAMNTDLVCDAINVAMREIFLQFAYGRSQSAFSEGGLEIGAALEDLGQTQRSQVGTSYATSAKGVRYMEIAEGYVTKLGLDENNEVIGYEYVNLGKMMKSVNKGVQADDAMKSAAGTYGRFDEAVKTINPREA; from the coding sequence ATGCACTACTCTTCTGAAATTCAATCAATGTGCCCGATTCAACGCGGCGATCTCCATGCATCTGCTCCCATCCCAATTGAAGGCCGAATGGTCAATCCTAAAGAAGTTATTGCGATTTCAGGCTTAAGTCACGGTGTCGGAACTTGTGCGCCTCAGCAAGGTGCTGCCAAACTCACTCTCAATGTTAAAGAAGGCATTATTGAAGAAGCCTTAATTGAAACAATTGGTTGTTCTGGCATGACTCAATCAGCTGCGATGGCTGCGGAAATCATAACTGGTAAGACGATTCTTGAAGCAATGAATACTGATTTGGTGTGCGATGCTATCAATGTTGCAATGCGTGAGATCTTCCTCCAGTTTGCTTATGGTCGTAGTCAATCCGCGTTTTCTGAAGGTGGACTAGAAATCGGTGCGGCTTTAGAGGATCTGGGCCAAACTCAACGCAGTCAAGTTGGTACTAGTTATGCGACAAGCGCAAAAGGCGTTCGTTACATGGAAATTGCAGAAGGTTATGTTACTAAGTTAGGGTTGGATGAAAATAATGAAGTGATTGGTTATGAATATGTAAACCTTGGGAAAATGATGAAATCCGTCAACAAAGGTGTCCAAGCAGATGATGCCATGAAATCTGCAGCAGGTACATATGGTCGTTTTGACGAAGCCGTTAAAACTATCAATCCACGTGAAGCTTAA